In Erigeron canadensis isolate Cc75 chromosome 6, C_canadensis_v1, whole genome shotgun sequence, the following are encoded in one genomic region:
- the LOC122605534 gene encoding ubiquitin carboxyl-terminal hydrolase 8 gives MEVSISSDNNSNNNSITNSETQCSSSSDNYNNHRLYLVPFRWWKEAEKGCCYCIDNVGIDDPENGIQENKNKKKRRRGVLYDAVPTYGGPMKIFINNIFKSDVSFNLVLANVKHNDIADDSKVDGQVDVDVDDVNGISGRRNFALVSADMWLQALKWHSNSKGTVKDGKSFSAAEDDMADVYPLQLKLSILPEANTLGVRINKKDNASECFRRACKIFSLESELLSIWDFSGQTTQILIDKDKNAKESPKQSEQDIVLELQVYGLSDLNRNKDVKKDEPASHLVRTSSKMNGTTANSLPSTGSYCEKGSLGLTGLQNLGNTCFMNSSLQCLAHTPKLVDYFLGDHRKEINHDNPLGMNGEIAMAFGDLLKTLWAPGASAVPPRTFKSKLSHFAPQFSGFNQHDSQELLAFLLDGLHEDLNRVKCKPYAEAKDGDGRPDEDIADEYWQNHLARNDSIIVDVCQGQYRSTLVCPICRKVSVTFDPFMYLSLPLPSTSMRTMTLTTVSSDGNAQPCPVTVTVPKQGKFEDLVHALGSTCSLENDETLMVGEVYNNHIIRFLGDPTDSLSLIRDDDRLVAYKLQNNLEKFVVIFVHQQIEKNSISDTHKLKFKAFGLPLVASGEIVKGHDIRKLYFKVLKPFTIKVESSAENDDTNVLLPAEKEERKNIVCPEENLDATNTVDAKDLHLHADCEVKFYLSDDNGNIKGSEIIMDELIDFTELPERLTILVSWSAKMLENYDQYLLGSPCEVYKPALFSKRPQESISLYKCLEAFLKEEPLGPEDMWYCPGCKKHRQASKKLDLWRLPEILVIHLKRFSYSRFLKNKLETYVDFPIHDLDLSTFVAFSNGRSSHRYMLYAISNHYGSMGGGHYTAYIRHDGDRWYDFDDHHVSPIDEGRIKTSAAYVLFYRRLEDA, from the exons ATGGAAGTTTCCATTTCATCCGACAACAATAGCAACAACAATAGTATTACCAATTCTGAAACACAATGTTCCTCTTCTTCCGACAACTACAACAACCATCGTCTTTACCTTGTTCCTTTCAG gtggTGGAAGGAAGCTGAAAAAGGGTGTTGTTATTGCATTGATAATGTGGGTATTGATGATCCAGAAAATGggattcaagaaaacaaaaataagaagaagaGAAGAAGAGGGGTTTTATATGATGCAGTGCCTACTTATGGTGGTCCAATGAagatttttattaataacatcTTTAAATCAGATGTCTcttttaatcttgttcttgcTAATGTTAAGCATAATGATATTGCTGATGATTCTAAAGTGGATGGTCAAGTAGATGTAGATGTGGATGATGTTAATGGGATTTCGGGTCGTAGAAATTTCGCCTTGGTTTCTGCTGATATGTGGCTTCAAGCACTTAAATG GCATAGCAACTCCAAAGGTACGGTGAAGGATGGGAAGAGTTTTTCAGCTGCAGAAGATGATATGGCTGATGTATATCCCTTACAACTCAAGCTTTCTATTTTGCCAGAGGCCAACACACTGGGAGTACGGATAAACAAAAAG GATAATGCCAGTGAGTGCTTTCGAAGAGCCTGCAAGATTTTTAGTTTGGAATCCGAACTT TTAAGCATCTGGGATTTTTCTGGCCAAACAACCCAGATTCTTATCGATAAAGATAAGAATGCAAAAGAATCTCCAAAACAGTCAGAGCAAGAT ATTGTCTTGGAGTTGCAAGTTTATGGCTTGTCAGATTTAAATAGAAACAAAGATGTGAAAAAAGATGAGCCGGCATCACATCTGGTTAGAACGTCATCAAAGATGAATGGAACTACTGCTAACTCGTTACCCTCAACTGGAAGCTATTGTGAGAAGGGTTCCTTGGGGTTAACCGGCTTACAGAATTTGGGAAATACTTGTTTCATGAATAGCTCTCTCCAATGTCTTGCTCATACCCCCAAGCTTGTTGATTACTTCCTTGGAGATCACAGGAAAGAAATAAACCATGACAATCCATTGGGCATGAAT GGTGAGATCGCAATGGCATTTGGAGATCTGTTAAAGACATTGTGGGCTCCAGGAGCAAGCGCAGTACCACCAAGAACGTTCAagtcaaagctttctcattttGCTCCTCAGTTCAGTGGCTTCAATCAACATGATTCTCAA GAACTCCTTGCTTTTCTATTAGATGGACTTCATGAAGATTTAAATCGTGTTAAATGCAAACCTTATGCTGAAGCCAAAGATGGAGATGGTAGACCGGATGAAGACATAGCTGATGAGTACTGGCAGAATCATCTGGCTCGTAATGACTCTATTATAGTTGATGTATGCCAA GGTCAATATAGGTCAACATTAGTATGTCCAATTTGCAGGAAGGTTTCAGTCACATTTGATCCATTCATGTATCTGTCATTACCTTTACCATCAACATCAATGAGGACAATGACTTTGACAACTGTGTCCTCTGATGGAAATGCACAGCCTTGTCCGGTTACTGTTACAGTTCCCAAGCAAGGAAAGTTTGAAGATCTTGTTCATGCTTTGGGATCCACATGTTCTTTAGAGAATGATGAAACCCTCATGGTGGGGGAG GTATACAACAATCATATCATACGGTTTCTAGGGGATCCCACTGATTCGTTATCATTAATTAGGGATGATGATCGCCTTGTTGCTTATAAGTTGCAAAACAATTTAGAGAAGTTTGTGGTTATTTTTGTTCATCAGCAGATAGAAAA GAATTCAATATCTGATACGCATAAGTTAAAGTTCAAGGCGTTTGGGCTTCCTCTTgtagcatctggtgaaattgtAAAAGGACATGATATtcgtaaattatattttaaagtaTTAAAACCTTTCACAATAAAGGTTGAGAGTTCCGCAGAGAATGATGACACCAATGTACTGTTGCCagcagaaaaagaagaaagaaaaaatattgtATGTCCTGAAGAGAACTTAGATGCTACAAACACTGTTGATGCAAAAGATTTGCACTTACATGCTGATTGTGAAGTAAAGTTCTATTTAAGTGATGATAATGGAAATATCAAAGGGTCTGAGATTATTATGGATGAATTGATAGACTTCACTGAGTTACCTGAACGACTGACCATTCTTGTATCCTGGTCTGCTAAAATGCTTGAAAACTATGATCAATACCTTCTTGGCTCCCCATGTGAAGTATACAAACCTGCTCTATTTAGCAAACGGCCTCAAGAGTCTATATCCCTATATAAATGTCTTGAAGCATTTCTTAAGGAAGAGCCACTTGGACCAGAAGACATGTG GTACTGTCCTGGATGCAAAAAGCACCGACAAGCCAGTAAGAAGTTAGACCTGTGGAGACTGCCCGAGATCTTAGTCATTCATTTGAAGAGATTCTCATATAgcagatttttgaaaaataaattggaAACTTATGTTGACTTTCCTATTCATGATCTTGATTTGTCAACATTTGTTGCATTCAGTAATGGACGATCAAGTCACCGTTATATGCTTTATGCAATTAGTAATCATTATGGAAGCATGGGAGGTGGCCATTATACTGCCTACATACGT catgatggtgatagatggtacGACTTTGACGACCACCATGTTTCTCCAATTGATGAGGGCCGAATCAAGACTTCTGCTGCTTATGTACTTTTTTACAGAAGACTAGAGGACGCGTGA